GTGGGTGTTGGAAGCCTCGTACAGCGCGTCGTGGAAATCCTGGTTCACGTCATAGAAGCGCGAGTGGTCACCCGAGGCAAGAATGCTCATGAGCTCGTCGTGCAGCGCGCCCATGCGCGCCTTCTGCGCCTCGGTCGCGCGGCGCGCGGCGAACTTGGCGCACAGGCCTTCCATCACCGCCATCATCTGGAACATCTCGATCAGCATCGGCAGCGAGATGCGCGCCACGCAAACGCCGCCTTGCCGGCTGCGCAGGTCCACCAGGCCGGTGGCGGCCAGCGCCTTGAGCGCCTCGCGCACGGGCGTGCGCGACACCTTGAAGCGCTCCGACAGCTCGGCCTCGTCGAGCCGCGTGCCGGGCTTGAGCACACCGCTCACGATCAGGTCTTCGAGCGTGTCTTTCAGTTCGTCGGACAGCGTGGCGCCGCCCTTCACACGCTGCCGATCGCGGCCGCGCAGCGCCGCGGGCTGGGCGGTATCGGATTCGTCGGGTTCCATGCTGCTCATGTCTTCTTTCTTGTGGTTGTCGTTGTCGGGAGATGCTGCCGCCGGACCGCTTGCCATCGCCGGCTTCTTCAGAAGGGGCGGTCGCCGGCCACGGTGGTGCGGTGCATCACGCGGCGGTAGGCCGTGCCGTCGTAGGGCGTGGCGCGGTGCATGGTGCAGCGGTTGTCCCAGATCAGCAGGTCGCCGGCGAGCCACTTGTGGCGATAGCTGAACTCGGGCGAAATGGCGTGGGCATTGAGCTCGGCCAGCAGGTCGGCGCTTTCTTCCGGCGGCAGGCCGTCGATCTGCTTGACCACGTCCTCGCCCACGTAGAGCGACAGGCGGCCCGTCTCGGGATGCGTGCGCACCAGCGGATGCACCACGTCGGGCGTGGCGGCAAGCTGCTCGGGTGTGAGCGGGTTGCGGTCTGCAAAGGCCTTGCCGTAGTAGTTGGCGTAGCTGTGTGTGGCCGTGAGGTGGCGGATGCGCGCCTTCATGCCGTCGTCGAGCGCGTCGTAGGCGGCATGCATCGAGGCGAAGAAGGTGTCGCCTTCCACGGGCGGCACTTCGAGCGCGTAGAGCAGCGCGCCCATCGAGGGCTCGGCCTTGTACGAGAGGTCGGAATGCCAGTTCCAGCCCTCCTTGTGGTTGCCGATGGGCTTGCCGTTCTCCGACACGTTGGACAGCACGTACACCTCGGGATGCTCCTTCTTCAGGAACTGGGTCAGCACATGGCCCAGCAGCGGGCCGAAGCGGCGCGAGAACGCGACGTGCTGCGCCTCGTTGATGCTCTGGCCGCGAAACAGCAGCAGCGAGCGCTGGTTGAGCGCATCGCGCAGCACGGCAAAGTCGGTGTCGCTCACCGGCTCGCGCAGGTCGATGCCTTTGACTTCGGTGCCGATGAAGGAAGTGAGGTTCTCGAGTTGCATGGTTGAAAAAAAGCGTCTCTGGATCAGGAAGAAGAAAGCAGGCCTCAGAGCCTGTAGTCGGGCTGCGTGCGCTCCAGCATGCGCAGGAACGCAGGCCATTCGCGCGTGCCGGGCGGCAGGATGTCGCCGGCAAATTCGGTGAACTGGCGTGCGGCCAGCGCGCTCACTTCGGGCTGCGGAAACACCAGCGCCTCGCCGGGCGCGAGTCCACCCTGGGCCAGCAGCTGCACCTTGGCCGCCTTCTCGAAGTAGTACATGAGGATGAAGGCCTCTGGGATCGTGCGGCCCACCGTCAGGATGCCGTGGTTGCGCAGCACCAGCGTGTGGTGCGGGCCCAGGTCGCGCACCAGCCGCTCGCGTTCTCCAGTCTCCAGCGCCACGCCTTCGTAGTCGTGGAAGGCCGTGTGGCCCTGGTAGCGCATCGCGAACTGGCTCAGCGGCGCCAGGCCGCGGGGCATGGCCGCAATCGCGGTGCCGGCTTCGGAATGCGTATGAAGCACGCACAGCGCGTCGGGCCGTCCCGCGTGGATGGCGCTGTGGATCACGAAGCCGGCCTGGTTGACCTCCGCATCGGTGTCGTCCACCTTGTTGCCGTCGAGATCGATCTTCACCAATGACGAAGCGGTCACTTCCGAGAACAGCAGCCCGTAGGGGTTGATGAGGAAGTGGTGCGCCGGCCCCGGCACACGCGCCGAGATGTGGTTGTAGATGAGGTCGTCCATGCCGAAGTGCGCCACCAGCCGGTAGCATGCCGCAAGCTGCACGCGCAGTGCGGCTTCGGTGGTCGGATACGCCGCGGAATTTGTCTTCGTCGTCATCACCGCCACCACACCAGCTTCTGATCGATCCACACCAGGACGCCGTAGAACACCATGCTCGCCACCGAAGCGACCAGCACCGCCGACCACACGCTCAGCAGGTCGACCTGTTGGGTCGATTCATAGATCATTCGCCCGAGCCCCGCATAGGCGCCGAGCATCTCGCCGACGATGGCCACGATCATGCTGCGCGGCACGCCGATGCGCAGCGCCGTGACCACCGACGGCATCGCCACCGGCAGGCGCAGCCGCCACACGACCTTGAGCGGCCCCGCGCCAAAGCTGCGCATCAGGTTCACGGCGGCCAGGTCGGCCTGCTTGAGTCCGTGCAGCGCGTTGACCAGCATCGTGAAGCCGACAGCCAGCGCCACCAGCGCAATCTTCGATGCGGCGCCAAGGCCGAACCAGATCAGGAACAGCGGCGCATAAGCCACCGTCGGCACCGCGTTCACGGCCACGGCCAGCGGCATCACGACGCGTTCGAGCGGCGGCGCGAGCAGCAGCACCACAGCCACCAGCAGGCCGAGCACGCTGCCCAGCGCATAGCCGCCAAGCGCCTCGCCGAGCGTGGCCAGCAACGCCGCCATGAGACGGCCGGTGTCGGTGAATGCATGCTGCACGATCGCACCCAGGCTCGGCAGCACGAAGGGCGGGATCCCGAAGAGCAGGATCGCGCCTTCCCACACCGCGAGCAGCACCATGACGCTCAGCACCACCGGCACAACGGGCGAGTCCATCAGCTTTCGCTTCGCCACCATACGAGCCTCCTTTCCACGAAGCCGAGCGCGCCGTAGAGCAGCGCACCCATCAAGCCGCAGGCGAACATCACGACCCACAGGCGCAGCACCAGGTCGCCGTTCATCGCCTCCATCAGCATCACGCCCAAGCCCACGGTCTCGCCGAACCACTCGCCCACCACCGAGCCGATCAGGCTCAGGCCGATGGCCACGCGCAGGCCCACCATGATCTGCGGCAGCGCCGATGGCACGGCCAGCTTGAAGAACATGACGAGGCGGCCGGCGCCGAAGCTCTTCATCAGCGCAATGCGCTGCGGGTCGCACGACTTGAGGCCGCGCAAGGTGTTCACCGTCACCGGAAAGAAGGTGAGGAAGAACGCGGTCATCACCTTCGCGAGCAGCGAGTTGCCGAACCAGATGACGATGAGCGCACCGAAGGCCACCACCGGCACCGTCTGCGACACCACGAACAGCGGGAACACGGAGCGCTCCATCCAGCGCGAGTAGGTGAACACGGTGCCGCAGAGGCAGCCGAACACCGCGCCCATCGCGAAGCCCAGCACGGTTTCGAGCAGCGTGCGGCCGAAGCCGCGCATGAGCTGCGGCCACACCGACCACGCATCCTGCGCGATGGCGCTCAGCGCCGGCAGGTAGCGCGGCGACGGCGCGAAGGCATGCACCGCGATCTCCCACCCGATAGCGAGCCCGGCGAAGGCCAGCACGGGCGAGCGCAGCATGCGTTGCATCGGCAAGCTCACGAGGCGCGCTCCTCCTGGGCGAAGGTCTTGCGGCTTTCCTCCTCGATCTCCGCGAGCAGGCGCTGCTTGAGCCCGATGAACTCCGGCGACAGCACGATCGACGGATCGCGCGGGCGCGGCAGGTCGACCACCGTTTCGCTCTTCACCGTTCCGGGCCGCGCCGTCATCACCAGCACCTTGTCGCCGAGCACGATGGCCTCGTCGATATCGTGCGTGATGAAGAGCACCGTGCGGCGATGCCGCGCCCAGATCTCGAGCAGCCAGTGCTGCATGCGGCTGCGCGTGAGCGCATCGAGCGCGCCGAAGGGTTCGTCGAGCAGCAGCAGGTCGCGCTCGAACAGGAAGGTGCGCATCAGCGCCACGCGCTGGCGCATGCCGCCCGAGAGCTGGTGCGGATAGTGGCCGGCAAAGCCGGTAAGGCCGAACTCCGGCAGCATGGCGCGCGCACGGTCGCGCGCCTCCTTGCGCGGCACGCCCTCCACTTCGAGCGCGAGGATGGCGTTGTCCAGCACGGTGCGCCACGGAAACAGCAGGTCGCGCTGCGGCATGAACGACACCTTGCCCAGCAGCTGGCCGTTGCGCTGCGGCGTGCCGCCGAACAGCAGCGAGCCGTCGTCGTCGGGCGGCAGCAGCCCCGCGATCATGTTGAAGAGCGTCGACTTGCCGCAACCCGAAGGGCCCACGAGCGTGACGAACTCGCTCTTGGCGATCCGCAGGTCGACGCCGGCCACCGCCACCGTCTGCGCCTGGCCGTCGCCGAAGCGCTTCCACACATTGACGAGCTCGAGCATCGGCGGTGCGGCCGTGCCGGCGGCGGCGGGCGGCATCACTTCGTGAGGCATGAACTTCATGATCGCGCGGCGGCTCAGAACTTCTTGTCGGTGGCCGGGACCTGCGTCCAGAAGCTCGGGTCGTAGGCCTTCGACAGGTCGGCCGGCGCCTTCAGCGCCTTGTAGCCCACCAGCTGGGTCTGCATCTTCTCGACCGTCGGCAGGTCGATGGCGAGGATGCCGTCGGTCGTGCCCTTGCCGGCCTTCAGCAGCTTTTCGAATTCATCGAGCATCGCTTCCTGGTGCGCGCGGTTCAGGCTGGGCGATGCGGCCATGACGATGTCGATGGCTTCCTTCTTGTTCTGCAGTGCGTACTTCCAGCCCTTGATGGTGGCGTTCATGAAGGCCTGCACCTGCTGCGGCTTCTCGTTGCGGTATTTCTCGGACACGAGCACGGTGTCCTGCTGCACGGTCACGCCGTAGTCGTCGGGCTTGATGAGCGTGAGCTTGTCGCCCAGGCCCTGCGCCTTGAGCACGTTGAGCTCGTTGTAGTAGGTGGCGGCGGCCACGTCGAACTGCTTCTCGACGAAAGGCGCCATCGAGCCCGACTGCGGCACGATGGTCAGGTCGCCCTGCTTCACGCCGGCCGAAGCAAGCATCGAATAGAGCGTGTACTGCGTGCCGGTGAACCACGTGGCCACCTTCTTGCCCGCGAAATCCTTCACCTGGGTGATGCCCGAATCCTTGTAGGCGACATAGGTGAAGGGCGTCGTCTGCACGGTGACGCCGATGCACACCAGCGGCAGGCCCTTCTCGCGCGCCAGCAGCACCGTCTCCGTGCCGCCGGCCAGGCCGAAGGTGTCGTTGCCCGAGGCGACGAGGGTCTCGACGTTGAGGTTGGGTCCGCCCGGGTTGATCGTCAGGTCGAGGCCGCCCTGGTCGTAGAAGCCCTTGGCCTTGGCCACGTAGAAGCCGGCGAACTGAGCCTGCGCCAGCCACTTGAGGCGCAGCGACACCTTCTCTGCGGCGGAGGCGGGCAGGCTCGCAAGAAGCGCCATCGACGCTGCAACGAGAGTCAGGAAACGCAAGGACTTGGAAGACATTTGGAAGGCCTCATGGATACAAAAAGCTCTCTAAGCAGTATCCATGCCATGTGATTTCCAGCGGTTCTGCGGCGTTCGAGGGGCCGAATTGGCCCGGAACATGCACTCCCGCATGGCCCCTGCCCCAATTTGAATCCTCCATGAACCGAATCCATGCGCTGACCGATCTCTCCGCCCGCGAAGCCGCCGAGCAGATGGCGCGACGCGCGCTCAGCAGTGCGGACTATGTGGATGCGCTGTTGCAGCGCAGTGCCGCGGCCGCCGCCCTCGGCGGCCTCCTGCACCAGGACGCAGCGCGCCTCCGCGGCGAAGCGGCGGCGCTCGACGCGGCGCCGCGCCCGGCCGCGGACACGCGCCCCCTGCATGGCGTGCCGCTCGCGTTCAAGGACAACATCGACGTGGTCGGTTTCCCTACCACCGCCGGCAGCCCGTGGATGGCAGACCACCGTCCGCGCCGCGCGGCGGGCGTGACAGAGCGCCTGCTGGCCGCGGGTGCGCTGGTGTTCGGCAAGACGAATCTGCACGAGTGGTCGCAGGGCGTCACCGGCCACAACCACGCCTTCGGCCCGTCGCGCAACCCCTTCGATCCCTCGCGCATTTCAGGCGGCTCCAGCGGGGGCAACGCCACATTGCTTGGCATGCGCGCCGTGCCCGCGGCCATCGGCACCGACACGGGCGGCTCGGTCCGGGTGCCTGCCGCGCTGTGCGGCCTGGTGGGCTTCAGGCCCACCATCGGCCGCTGGCCGGCAGACGGACTGGTACCGATCTCGCCCACCTTCGACACCGCGGGCGTCATGGCGCGCAACGTCGACGATTGCGTGCTGATCGACCACGCGGTCGCCGCCGGCCCCCTGCGGCTGGCGCCGGCGCCGCTCGCGGGCGTGCGCCTGGGCGTGCCGCAGCGCTATTTCTGGGAGGGACGTCGATGCGCCGGTGGCCGCACTGGCGCAGGACGCGCTCGAGCGGCTGCGCGGCGCGGGCGCCGCGCTCGTGCCCTGCGATCTGGCCGAAGCCGGCGCGCTGTTCCAGCAGGGCTCCATGTCGATCTCCCTCTACGAGATCCTGCCTGCGCTGCGGGCCTACTTCGCGCGCCACGGGCGCCCCTTCGATGCCCGCGCACTCGCCGGTGCCGTCGTGAGCCCCGACGTGCGGCCGCTGTTCGAGCGCCTGTTCGGACCGGAGGCGATCGGCCCGGCAACATACCGCCACGCGCTCAGTGTGCTGCGCCCGCGCATGCAGCAAGCGTACGCCCGCTGCTTCGCGCAGAACGCCATCGCCGCGCTGGCGTTTCCGACCAGCCCGCTTGGCGCGGCACGCATCGGCGAAGACGTGGAGGTCATGCTGTGCGGCCGGCCGGTATCGGCCTTCTCCGCCTACATCCGCAACACGGGCCCGGCCGGCATGGCGGGACTGCCCGCGCTGAGCCTGCCGATGGGACTCGCACGCGACGGCCTGCCCGCGGGAATGGAGCTGACCGGCGCGGCCGGATCGGACCATGCGCTGCTCGCGCTGGCGCTCGGCATCGAAGCCGTTCTTCCGCCCGCTCCGGTGGCATCCGCCATCGCCTGAAGGCTTACATCGCTTCGCGCGAGCGGCTGTCGCGGCATACCCTCCGCCCTCTGCAATCGTTGCGGCATGCACACCATGGACACTCGGCCGATCTCTTCTCCTTCCTGGTGGCGCGTCGGCGCGCTCGCCTATACGGCCGCGGGCGTGGTGTGCGTCGTTGCAAGCGCGGCCTTTCCCGACAGCGAGACGGCCATGCTGGCGGCGATCGCGGGAGCCTTGCCATGGTCGCTGGCCTTGCTGACGCTCGACCTCGCGCCGGGCGTGGCGCGGACCGCGCTCCTCCTGCTTGCCGGAAGCTGGGCGGTCAATGCCGGGCTGCTCTGGTGGCTGGCATTGCGGCGCCCTGCGCATCGGCGGCCGGCACAGGGCGACTGACGAAGCATCGCCGCGGGCCTTTCGGTGCGATCATTTCGGTATTCCGTCATCGCGCCCCTGCGCGCCCCGCACTCCGACTCCGAGGTTCTTCATGCTTTCCGAAACGCAAGTCAACAAACCACTGATCGGCATTGCCGGCGGCCGGCAGTCGCTCGATACGCCCGCGCTCCTGCTCGACCTTGGCGCCCTGACGCGCAACATCGAGCGCATGGCCGCCTTTGCCAAGGCGCGCGGCGTCGGCCTGCGGCCGCACGTCAAGACACACAAGTCGGTGGAGATCGCGCGCCGCCAGGTGGCCGCGGGCGCCATCGGCGTGAGCTGCGTCACGCTGGGCGAGGCGGAGGTCATGGTCAAGGCCGGCATTCCCGGCGTGCTGATCACCTCGCCGGCGGTCACTCCGAGCAAGATCGCGCGCGTGGTCAAGCTTGCCAGGCTTGCCGGTCCCGGCGGAATGATGGTGGTGGTGGACGATCCGCGCAATGCCGCCGACCTTGCCGCCGCCACGCTCGGCCTGCCGCATCCGCTGGAGGTGCTGGTCGACTACGGCGCCGGCTACAACCGCACCGGCGCGGCCAGCGCGGCGCAGGTGCTCGAACTCGCGCGGCGCATCGCGGCCGAACCGCGGCTGAAGCTGCGCGGCCTGCAGGCCTACGCTGGCAATCTGCAGCACATCGCCGATCGGGAACAGCGCAGTGCGGCCGCGGCCGGCCTGCGCGAAACCATCGCGCGCATCGTCGCTGAGGCCAGGCGCGAGGGCATCCATTTCGAGATCGTCACGGGCGCGGGCACCGGCACCCACGACCTCGACGCGCAGCGCGACGCGTTCACCGAACTGCAGGCGGGCTCTTATGTCTTCATGGATGCGGAATATGCGCAGGTGCTGGACAGGCCGGGACAGCCTTCACCGTTCGAGCTGTCCCTGTTCGTGCAGACGGCCGTGGTGAGCACAAACGCGGCCGATTGGGTGACAGTCGATGGCGGCACCAAGTGCTTCGCAACCGACAGCGGCGTTCCGCTGGTGGCGCGCGGCGCCGATGCGGCGAGCCGCTACGCCTTCTTCGGCGACGAGCACGGCAAGCTGCTGTTTGCCGGGCAGCGGCCCGCGCTCGGAGACCGGGTGGAATTCATCACGCCGCATTGCGACCCGACCGTCAACCTGCACGATGCCTACCATGTGGTCGACGGCGACACCCTGGTGGCCATCTGGCCGGTGGACGCGCGCGGCAGGCACTAGACGGACGTGCGATGAAGCGGTGCGCGCCCTTCAGACGCGCGGCAGTGCGGCGAGGAAGGTCGATACGACGATGGCCGCCGCGCGGTCCAGTTGCAGGACATCGGCCACTTCGAAAGCGTGCGGCGCAGAGCCTCCGCTCGTTGCGAGCGGCTGGCGGATCTCGACAAGCACTTCCGCCGCCAGTTCGCGGTCACTGCGCGGGCGGCCGTCGGGATGCATCACCCACGCGTCGATCTGTTCGAACGGAATGCTGCGAAAAACCCCAACGACGGGTATGTACTTGTAGCGATCCTGGCCCACCAGGATGGGCAGGCTGAGGTTGCAGGAAAACGTGGTCGGCATGCGGGACCGCGATCGCAGTCAAAAGGATTAATTGTTAGGGAATGTGACAGAAATGACCACCCTCCCTTACCCTTATTTCGAGGCAAGACATGACCTTTCTCACACAAAGCCGGACTTTGTTTGAAAGGTAACCCGTCGAAATAAGGATACTTAATTCTTACATATCGAGCGGACCGAGAGCAGGAAAGCGCGCTTTTTAGGCGAAGAAAGCGGACAAATGCCGCAACTTCGACGTGCGGCGGGGCTCCCGTTCAGCCTGGAGCACTGAAACGCGGCGTGCGGCGCTCGATGTTGGCCTGCACGGCTTCGAGCTGGTTTCTGCCTCCGATCAACGCCTGCTGCTCCACCGATTCGGCGATCAGCAGATCGGCCGCACCCAGCGAGAGCGCCGCATTGAGCAGGCGCTTGCCCGCCCGGATGGCGTCCGGGCTCTTGGCCGCGATCTCATGCGCCATCTGA
This genomic window from Variovorax paradoxus contains:
- a CDS encoding GntR family transcriptional regulator, whose translation is MSSMEPDESDTAQPAALRGRDRQRVKGGATLSDELKDTLEDLIVSGVLKPGTRLDEAELSERFKVSRTPVREALKALAATGLVDLRSRQGGVCVARISLPMLIEMFQMMAVMEGLCAKFAARRATEAQKARMGALHDELMSILASGDHSRFYDVNQDFHDALYEASNTHYLAEQTRALRKRVRVYRRYVTFQPGRMTATIGEHGAILDAIRRNDPKAAFNAAIDHVSLLEDDIVDLIAALSEQDAGAS
- a CDS encoding TauD/TfdA dioxygenase family protein, whose translation is MQLENLTSFIGTEVKGIDLREPVSDTDFAVLRDALNQRSLLLFRGQSINEAQHVAFSRRFGPLLGHVLTQFLKKEHPEVYVLSNVSENGKPIGNHKEGWNWHSDLSYKAEPSMGALLYALEVPPVEGDTFFASMHAAYDALDDGMKARIRHLTATHSYANYYGKAFADRNPLTPEQLAATPDVVHPLVRTHPETGRLSLYVGEDVVKQIDGLPPEESADLLAELNAHAISPEFSYRHKWLAGDLLIWDNRCTMHRATPYDGTAYRRVMHRTTVAGDRPF
- a CDS encoding class II aldolase/adducin family protein, which codes for MTTKTNSAAYPTTEAALRVQLAACYRLVAHFGMDDLIYNHISARVPGPAHHFLINPYGLLFSEVTASSLVKIDLDGNKVDDTDAEVNQAGFVIHSAIHAGRPDALCVLHTHSEAGTAIAAMPRGLAPLSQFAMRYQGHTAFHDYEGVALETGERERLVRDLGPHHTLVLRNHGILTVGRTIPEAFILMYYFEKAAKVQLLAQGGLAPGEALVFPQPEVSALAARQFTEFAGDILPPGTREWPAFLRMLERTQPDYRL
- a CDS encoding ABC transporter permease, with protein sequence MVAKRKLMDSPVVPVVLSVMVLLAVWEGAILLFGIPPFVLPSLGAIVQHAFTDTGRLMAALLATLGEALGGYALGSVLGLLVAVVLLLAPPLERVVMPLAVAVNAVPTVAYAPLFLIWFGLGAASKIALVALAVGFTMLVNALHGLKQADLAAVNLMRSFGAGPLKVVWRLRLPVAMPSVVTALRIGVPRSMIVAIVGEMLGAYAGLGRMIYESTQQVDLLSVWSAVLVASVASMVFYGVLVWIDQKLVWWR
- a CDS encoding ABC transporter permease — translated: MSLPMQRMLRSPVLAFAGLAIGWEIAVHAFAPSPRYLPALSAIAQDAWSVWPQLMRGFGRTLLETVLGFAMGAVFGCLCGTVFTYSRWMERSVFPLFVVSQTVPVVAFGALIVIWFGNSLLAKVMTAFFLTFFPVTVNTLRGLKSCDPQRIALMKSFGAGRLVMFFKLAVPSALPQIMVGLRVAIGLSLIGSVVGEWFGETVGLGVMLMEAMNGDLVLRLWVVMFACGLMGALLYGALGFVERRLVWWRSES
- a CDS encoding ABC transporter ATP-binding protein — translated: MKFMPHEVMPPAAAGTAAPPMLELVNVWKRFGDGQAQTVAVAGVDLRIAKSEFVTLVGPSGCGKSTLFNMIAGLLPPDDDGSLLFGGTPQRNGQLLGKVSFMPQRDLLFPWRTVLDNAILALEVEGVPRKEARDRARAMLPEFGLTGFAGHYPHQLSGGMRQRVALMRTFLFERDLLLLDEPFGALDALTRSRMQHWLLEIWARHRRTVLFITHDIDEAIVLGDKVLVMTARPGTVKSETVVDLPRPRDPSIVLSPEFIGLKQRLLAEIEEESRKTFAQEERAS
- a CDS encoding ABC transporter substrate-binding protein — its product is MSSKSLRFLTLVAASMALLASLPASAAEKVSLRLKWLAQAQFAGFYVAKAKGFYDQGGLDLTINPGGPNLNVETLVASGNDTFGLAGGTETVLLAREKGLPLVCIGVTVQTTPFTYVAYKDSGITQVKDFAGKKVATWFTGTQYTLYSMLASAGVKQGDLTIVPQSGSMAPFVEKQFDVAAATYYNELNVLKAQGLGDKLTLIKPDDYGVTVQQDTVLVSEKYRNEKPQQVQAFMNATIKGWKYALQNKKEAIDIVMAASPSLNRAHQEAMLDEFEKLLKAGKGTTDGILAIDLPTVEKMQTQLVGYKALKAPADLSKAYDPSFWTQVPATDKKF
- a CDS encoding amidase family protein, which codes for MSGRDVDAPVAALAQDALERLRGAGAALVPCDLAEAGALFQQGSMSISLYEILPALRAYFARHGRPFDARALAGAVVSPDVRPLFERLFGPEAIGPATYRHALSVLRPRMQQAYARCFAQNAIAALAFPTSPLGAARIGEDVEVMLCGRPVSAFSAYIRNTGPAGMAGLPALSLPMGLARDGLPAGMELTGAAGSDHALLALALGIEAVLPPAPVASAIA
- a CDS encoding DSD1 family PLP-dependent enzyme, producing the protein MLSETQVNKPLIGIAGGRQSLDTPALLLDLGALTRNIERMAAFAKARGVGLRPHVKTHKSVEIARRQVAAGAIGVSCVTLGEAEVMVKAGIPGVLITSPAVTPSKIARVVKLARLAGPGGMMVVVDDPRNAADLAAATLGLPHPLEVLVDYGAGYNRTGAASAAQVLELARRIAAEPRLKLRGLQAYAGNLQHIADREQRSAAAAGLRETIARIVAEARREGIHFEIVTGAGTGTHDLDAQRDAFTELQAGSYVFMDAEYAQVLDRPGQPSPFELSLFVQTAVVSTNAADWVTVDGGTKCFATDSGVPLVARGADAASRYAFFGDEHGKLLFAGQRPALGDRVEFITPHCDPTVNLHDAYHVVDGDTLVAIWPVDARGRH